The following are from one region of the Salvia splendens isolate huo1 chromosome 2, SspV2, whole genome shotgun sequence genome:
- the LOC121760167 gene encoding uncharacterized protein LOC121760167 isoform X1: MLLAVEGGGFFSSSASGYSKGLTLLLFGQKNEKEPMRVTPWSQYQLVDQETDLQLAPGKNWLVRGCASFVCFGRPAAGHENSSPLKVGPTQNQEVLSEPVDIVESKDQVHSTDPVDFNENIRTVVSLKSSLKKSANVGPVARAVDGGNSNKHEVDKGVAGELERRKVQWTDTTGGELFEIREFEMSEDGSDDEFDHATAKSCSCIIM; this comes from the exons ATGTTATTGGCAGTAGAGGGAGGGGGTTTTTTCTCTTCGTCGGCTTCGGGATATAGTAAGGGATTGACGCTTCTTCTATTTGGACAGAAAAACGAGAAGGAACCCATGAGAGTAACACCTTGGAGCCAGTACCAGTTGGTAGACCAAGAGACTGATCTCCAGCTGGCTCCTGGGAAGAACTGGCTTGTCCGTGGGTGCGCCTCCTTTGTGTGCTTTGGTCGCCCTGCCGCTGGACATGAAAACTCTTCTCCCCTGAAAGTTGGACCAACTCAAAACCAAGAAGTTTTGTCAGAGCCTGTAGATATTGTTGAGAGTAAAGATCAAGTACATTCTACCGATCCAGTTGATTTCAATGAAAATATTAGAACAGTGGTTAGTCTTAAGAGTAGCTTGAAGAAATCAGCAAATGTTGGTCCGGTTGCTCGTGCTGTTGATGGTGGAAACTCCAACAAGCATGAAGTGGACAAAGGTGTTGCTGGTGAATTGGAAAGGAGGAAAGTGCAGTGGACAGATACAACTGGGGGAGAGCTTTTTGAGATACGGGAATTTGAGATGAG TGAAGATGGATCAGATGATGAATTTGATCACGCGACTGCAAAGAGTTGTTCATGCATAATAATGTAG
- the LOC121760167 gene encoding uncharacterized protein LOC121760167 isoform X2 produces MRVTPWSQYQLVDQETDLQLAPGKNWLVRGCASFVCFGRPAAGHENSSPLKVGPTQNQEVLSEPVDIVESKDQVHSTDPVDFNENIRTVVSLKSSLKKSANVGPVARAVDGGNSNKHEVDKGVAGELERRKVQWTDTTGGELFEIREFEMSEDGSDDEFDHATAKSCSCIIM; encoded by the exons ATGAGAGTAACACCTTGGAGCCAGTACCAGTTGGTAGACCAAGAGACTGATCTCCAGCTGGCTCCTGGGAAGAACTGGCTTGTCCGTGGGTGCGCCTCCTTTGTGTGCTTTGGTCGCCCTGCCGCTGGACATGAAAACTCTTCTCCCCTGAAAGTTGGACCAACTCAAAACCAAGAAGTTTTGTCAGAGCCTGTAGATATTGTTGAGAGTAAAGATCAAGTACATTCTACCGATCCAGTTGATTTCAATGAAAATATTAGAACAGTGGTTAGTCTTAAGAGTAGCTTGAAGAAATCAGCAAATGTTGGTCCGGTTGCTCGTGCTGTTGATGGTGGAAACTCCAACAAGCATGAAGTGGACAAAGGTGTTGCTGGTGAATTGGAAAGGAGGAAAGTGCAGTGGACAGATACAACTGGGGGAGAGCTTTTTGAGATACGGGAATTTGAGATGAG TGAAGATGGATCAGATGATGAATTTGATCACGCGACTGCAAAGAGTTGTTCATGCATAATAATGTAG
- the LOC121785582 gene encoding light-harvesting complex-like protein OHP2, chloroplastic, whose protein sequence is MSVASSPSFPCIKLRTPSSSPPSSSSLRFTIRSSQADGPFRRPTAPTPVKPVPPSPSPSPSPPQPAAVVQDKNVITLEFQRQKAKELQEYFKQKKLQTVDQGPFFGFIAKNEISNGRWAMFGFAVGMLTEYATGSDFVDQLKILLSNFGILDLD, encoded by the exons atGTCAGTCGCTTCATCACCTTCATTTCCATGCATCAAACTCCGCACCCCATCATCATCACCACCGTCTTCCTCTTCCCTCAGATTCACCATTAGGAGCTCTCAAGCCGACGGCCCTTTCCGGAGACCCACCGCTCCCACCCCTGTAAAGCCAGTGCCGCCTTCTCCGTCTCCGTCTCCATCTCCGCCGCAGCCGGCAGCGGTGGTGCAGGACAAGAATGTGATAACGTTGGAATTTCAGAGGCAGAAGGCGAAGGAGCTGCAGGAATACTTCAAGCAGAAGAAGCTGCAGACAGTCGATCAAGGTCCATTTTTTGGCTTCATTGCCAAGAATGAGATCTCCAATGGCAG ATGGGCAATGTTTGGTTTTGCTGTGGGAATGCTAACAGAGTATGCAACTGGTTCAGATTTTGTGGATCAACTCAAAATCCTCCTCTCCAATTTTGGGATTCTTGATCTTGATTGA
- the LOC121785568 gene encoding probable serine/threonine-protein kinase At1g54610 isoform X2, translated as MNGVRGRRKSVGDAGGGIRNELVDVWPKWLTDNIPAQVLKDIVPKSSDSYIKIDKIGAGTYSNVYKARDRATGETVALKKVRFDTSEAESIKFMAREIRFLQRLDHPNIIKLKGLATSRMQFSIYLVFEYMHSDLSRILSRPDERLTESQIKCYMQQLLSGLNHCHERGVLHRDIKPSNLLIDKNGTLKLADFGLANLIDPKRRKRPLTSCVVTLWYRAPELLLGSTDYGVGIDLWSVGCLMAEMFAGRPILPGRTEAEQVHIIFKLCGTPPDEYFKGLKLSTSLINPAKTYKSSLAEKCRNFPSSAISLLTILLALHPSLRGSAASALDNKFFQSSPSACGPSGLPDIRAEDKDQVPINERRTSTGIGVVE; from the exons ATGAACGGAGTTAGAGGCCGGAGAAAGAGTGTTGGAGATGCGGGAGGAGGGATAAGAAATGAACTAGTTGATGTATGGCCCAAGTGGCTAACAGACAACATTCCAGCACAGGTTTTGAAGGACATAGTGCCCAAGTCTTCCGATTCTTACATCAAAATAGACAAG ATAGGCGCGGGAACGTACAGCAACGTGTACAAGGCAAGGGACAGGGCGACAGGGGAGACGGTGGCCTTGAAGAAGGTGCGGTTTGACACTTCAGAAGCCGAGAGCATCAAGTTCATGGCACGAGAGATCAGGTTCTTGCAGAGGCTGGATCACCCCAACATCATAAAGCTCAAGGGATTAGCCACTTCAAGAATGCAGTTCAGTATTTACTTGGTTTTCGAATACATGCACTCCGATCTCTCGAGAATCCTGTCTAGGCCGGACGAGAGGCTAACGGAATCACAG ATCAAATGCTACATGCAGCAGCTGCTTTCCGGCCTAAACCACTGCCACGAGCGCGGTGTGCTGCACAGAGACATTAAGCCGTCAAATCTACTAATAGACAAGAACGGCACACTCAAGCTTGCAGATTTTGGGCTGGCGAATTTGATCGACCCGAAGAGAAGAAAACGGCCTCTGACCAGCTGCGTCGTGACGCTTTGGTACAGAGCTCCAGAGCTGCTTCTCGGCTCCACGGATTATGGAGTTGGCATTGATCTCTGGAGCGTTGGTTGCCTCATGGCGGAGATGTTTGCCGGTAGACCAATTCTGCCTGGTAGAACTGAG GCTGAGCAAGTCCACATAATCTTCAAGCTGTGTGGCACTCCACCAGATGAATATTTCAAAGGACTGAAGCTCTCCACATCTCTAATAAACCCTGCAAAGACCTACAAATCCAGCCTTGCTGAGAAGTGCAGGAACTTCCCTTCTTCTGCTATCTCACTTTTAACCATTCTGCTAGCTCTCCATCCGTCCCTTCGTGGCTCTGCAGCTTCTGCTCTTGACAACAAG TTCTTTCAGAGTAGTCCTTCGGCATGCGGACCCTCTGGCTTGCCGGATATCCGAGCTGAGGACAAGGATCAAGTCCCAATAAATGAGAGGCGAAC TTCGACAGGCATAGGAGTAGTAGAGTAA
- the LOC121785568 gene encoding probable serine/threonine-protein kinase At1g54610 isoform X1 — translation MNGVRGRRKSVGDAGGGIRNELVDVWPKWLTDNIPAQVLKDIVPKSSDSYIKIDKIGAGTYSNVYKARDRATGETVALKKVRFDTSEAESIKFMAREIRFLQRLDHPNIIKLKGLATSRMQFSIYLVFEYMHSDLSRILSRPDERLTESQIKCYMQQLLSGLNHCHERGVLHRDIKPSNLLIDKNGTLKLADFGLANLIDPKRRKRPLTSCVVTLWYRAPELLLGSTDYGVGIDLWSVGCLMAEMFAGRPILPGRTEAEQVHIIFKLCGTPPDEYFKGLKLSTSLINPAKTYKSSLAEKCRNFPSSAISLLTILLALHPSLRGSAASALDNKFFQSSPSACGPSGLPDIRAEDKDQVPINERRTHRSSRVRRSQKEEEKGR, via the exons ATGAACGGAGTTAGAGGCCGGAGAAAGAGTGTTGGAGATGCGGGAGGAGGGATAAGAAATGAACTAGTTGATGTATGGCCCAAGTGGCTAACAGACAACATTCCAGCACAGGTTTTGAAGGACATAGTGCCCAAGTCTTCCGATTCTTACATCAAAATAGACAAG ATAGGCGCGGGAACGTACAGCAACGTGTACAAGGCAAGGGACAGGGCGACAGGGGAGACGGTGGCCTTGAAGAAGGTGCGGTTTGACACTTCAGAAGCCGAGAGCATCAAGTTCATGGCACGAGAGATCAGGTTCTTGCAGAGGCTGGATCACCCCAACATCATAAAGCTCAAGGGATTAGCCACTTCAAGAATGCAGTTCAGTATTTACTTGGTTTTCGAATACATGCACTCCGATCTCTCGAGAATCCTGTCTAGGCCGGACGAGAGGCTAACGGAATCACAG ATCAAATGCTACATGCAGCAGCTGCTTTCCGGCCTAAACCACTGCCACGAGCGCGGTGTGCTGCACAGAGACATTAAGCCGTCAAATCTACTAATAGACAAGAACGGCACACTCAAGCTTGCAGATTTTGGGCTGGCGAATTTGATCGACCCGAAGAGAAGAAAACGGCCTCTGACCAGCTGCGTCGTGACGCTTTGGTACAGAGCTCCAGAGCTGCTTCTCGGCTCCACGGATTATGGAGTTGGCATTGATCTCTGGAGCGTTGGTTGCCTCATGGCGGAGATGTTTGCCGGTAGACCAATTCTGCCTGGTAGAACTGAG GCTGAGCAAGTCCACATAATCTTCAAGCTGTGTGGCACTCCACCAGATGAATATTTCAAAGGACTGAAGCTCTCCACATCTCTAATAAACCCTGCAAAGACCTACAAATCCAGCCTTGCTGAGAAGTGCAGGAACTTCCCTTCTTCTGCTATCTCACTTTTAACCATTCTGCTAGCTCTCCATCCGTCCCTTCGTGGCTCTGCAGCTTCTGCTCTTGACAACAAG TTCTTTCAGAGTAGTCCTTCGGCATGCGGACCCTCTGGCTTGCCGGATATCCGAGCTGAGGACAAGGATCAAGTCCCAATAAATGAGAGGCGAAC GCATAGGAGTAGTAGAGTAAGGCGATCacagaaagaagaagaaaaagggaGATGA
- the LOC121785568 gene encoding probable serine/threonine-protein kinase At1g54610 isoform X3, producing MAQVANRQHSSTGFEGHSAQVFRFLHQNRQGAGTYSNVYKARDRATGETVALKKVRFDTSEAESIKFMAREIRFLQRLDHPNIIKLKGLATSRMQFSIYLVFEYMHSDLSRILSRPDERLTESQIKCYMQQLLSGLNHCHERGVLHRDIKPSNLLIDKNGTLKLADFGLANLIDPKRRKRPLTSCVVTLWYRAPELLLGSTDYGVGIDLWSVGCLMAEMFAGRPILPGRTEAEQVHIIFKLCGTPPDEYFKGLKLSTSLINPAKTYKSSLAEKCRNFPSSAISLLTILLALHPSLRGSAASALDNKFFQSSPSACGPSGLPDIRAEDKDQVPINERRTHRSSRVRRSQKEEEKGR from the exons ATGGCCCAAGTGGCTAACAGACAACATTCCAGCACAGGTTTTGAAGGACATAGTGCCCAAGTCTTCCGATTCTTACATCAAAATAGACAAG GCGCGGGAACGTACAGCAACGTGTACAAGGCAAGGGACAGGGCGACAGGGGAGACGGTGGCCTTGAAGAAGGTGCGGTTTGACACTTCAGAAGCCGAGAGCATCAAGTTCATGGCACGAGAGATCAGGTTCTTGCAGAGGCTGGATCACCCCAACATCATAAAGCTCAAGGGATTAGCCACTTCAAGAATGCAGTTCAGTATTTACTTGGTTTTCGAATACATGCACTCCGATCTCTCGAGAATCCTGTCTAGGCCGGACGAGAGGCTAACGGAATCACAG ATCAAATGCTACATGCAGCAGCTGCTTTCCGGCCTAAACCACTGCCACGAGCGCGGTGTGCTGCACAGAGACATTAAGCCGTCAAATCTACTAATAGACAAGAACGGCACACTCAAGCTTGCAGATTTTGGGCTGGCGAATTTGATCGACCCGAAGAGAAGAAAACGGCCTCTGACCAGCTGCGTCGTGACGCTTTGGTACAGAGCTCCAGAGCTGCTTCTCGGCTCCACGGATTATGGAGTTGGCATTGATCTCTGGAGCGTTGGTTGCCTCATGGCGGAGATGTTTGCCGGTAGACCAATTCTGCCTGGTAGAACTGAG GCTGAGCAAGTCCACATAATCTTCAAGCTGTGTGGCACTCCACCAGATGAATATTTCAAAGGACTGAAGCTCTCCACATCTCTAATAAACCCTGCAAAGACCTACAAATCCAGCCTTGCTGAGAAGTGCAGGAACTTCCCTTCTTCTGCTATCTCACTTTTAACCATTCTGCTAGCTCTCCATCCGTCCCTTCGTGGCTCTGCAGCTTCTGCTCTTGACAACAAG TTCTTTCAGAGTAGTCCTTCGGCATGCGGACCCTCTGGCTTGCCGGATATCCGAGCTGAGGACAAGGATCAAGTCCCAATAAATGAGAGGCGAAC GCATAGGAGTAGTAGAGTAAGGCGATCacagaaagaagaagaaaaagggaGATGA
- the LOC121763024 gene encoding peroxidase 12-like: MCLFEIKDTYYLILSLCFGGAKAQGLSRNYYDVSCPDLASIVRTQLKKVFKNDIGQAAGLLQLHFHDCFVQGCDGSASGPGEQSAPPNLSLRAEAFKIINDLRRRVHDKCGRVVSCADILAVAACDAVFLSEGFDYYIPLGRRDSLNFATMNETIANLPPPTSNTSALLTSLARKNFTATDVVALSGGHTIGITHCSSFADRLYPQDPSMNSTFANNLKATCPTTNSTNTTVLDLRSPNTFDNKYYVDLMNRQGLFTSDQDLYTDPRTRPTVTAFAINQTMFFDKFVAAMIKMSMLGVLTGSQGEVRANCSARNAYTVLVTSVGEAKEARSGF, translated from the exons ATGTGTCTATTTGAAATCAAGGATACTTA TTATCTTATTTTGAGTTTGTGTTTTGGTGGTGCAAAAGCTCAGGGACTTTCAAGGAATTACTATGATGTTTCATGTCCTGATTTGGCATCTATTGTCAGAACACAGCTCAAGAAGGTGTTCAAGAATGATATCGGCCAAGCTGCCGGATTGCTTCAGCTCCATTTCCACGATTGTTTTGTCCAA GGGTGTGATGGGTCGGCGAGTGGGCCGGGCGAACAGTCGGCGCCGCCAAATCTGAGCCTGAGGGCGGAGGCGTTCAAGATTATCAACGATCTCCGACGACGGGTTCATGACAAGTGTGGTAGGGTTGTGTCTTGTGCGGATATTTTGGCCGTTGCTGCGTGTGATGCTGTTTTCCTC TCTGAAGGATTTGACTACTACATTCCCTTGGGGCGACGCGACTCCCTCAACTTTGCCACCATGAATGAAACCATAGCCAACCTTCCGCCGCCCACCAGCAACACCTCGGCCCTCCTGACATCCCTGGCTCGCAAGAACTTCACTGCCACGGACGTGGTGGCACTATCGGGTGGCCACACCATAGGCATTACCCATTGCTCCTCTTTTGCTGACCGCCTCTACCCTCAAGACCCTTCCAT GAATAGT ACATTCGCCAACAACCTGAAAGCCACTTGCCCCACCACCAACTCCACCAACACCACCGTCCTCGACCTCCGCTCGCCCAACACATTCGACAACAAATACTACGTCGACCTCATGAACCGCCAAGGCCTCTTCACCTCCGACCAAGACCTCTACACTGATCCCAGGACCCGCCCCACTGTCACCGCCTTCGCCATCAACCAAACGATGTTCTTTGATAAGTTTGTCGCCGCCATGATCAAGATGTCCATGCTTGGCGTGCTCACGGGGAGCCAGGGCGAGGTCCGCGCCAATTGTTCGGCTAGAAATGCATATACTGTCTTGGTCACTTCCGTTGGAGAAGCGAAGGAGGCGCGGTCCGGTTTTTAA
- the LOC121760208 gene encoding phytosulfokine receptor 2-like gives MDKTFQAILAAIASFFVVTVILVSILIICKTESKQHQPRRRRSSAPQTRSRNLVAPKPNARPDPNYSTCDSATFDPTSLPHVSMQELVAATQNFSSDLIIGDGSFGLVYKARLSSDAVVAVKRLSPDAFQGLREFRAEMETLGRIRHPNIVQILGFCSTGQDRVLIYEFIEKGSLDQWLYDTSDDDALPRPPLPWPTRLKIIRGVAAGLAFMHHQLEAPIIHRDIKASNILLDGEFEVHLADFGLARWVEKAHSHVSTQGAGTMGYMPPEYLDGATATTAGDVYSFGVLMMEVLTGRRPSFPFPGDYGKEVRLMEWVKQMAEKGRFVEMVDASVSREDVETTTVEELFKIGLDCADHKNKRPAMNQVVEKLNVVLGVATS, from the coding sequence ATGGATAAAACCTTCCAAGCAATTCTGGCGGCCATCGCCAGCTTCTTCGTGGTCACCGTAATCCTCGTCTCAATCCTCATCATCTGCAAGACCGAATCCAAGCAGCACCagccccgccgccgccgctcctCCGCCCCTCAAACCCGATCCCGCAATCTGGTCGCGCCGAAGCCCAACGCTAGGCCCGACCCGAACTATTCCACCTGCGACAGCGCGACCTTCGACCCGACGAGCCTCCCCCACGTGTCGATGCAGGAGCTTGTCGCCGCGACGCAGAACTTCTCCAGCGACCTGATCATCGGCGACGGCAGCTTCGGGCTGGTCTACAAGGCCCGCCTCAGCTCCGACGCCGTCGTCGCCGTCAAGCGCCTCTCCCCCGACGCCTTCCAGGGCCTCCGCGAATTCCGGGCCGAAATGGAAACCCTAGGCCGGATCCGCCACCCGAACATCGTCCAGATCCTCGGGTTCTGCTCCACGGGTCAGGATCGGGTCCTGATTTACGAATTCATAGAAAAAGGCAGCCTCGACCAATGGCTCTACGACACGTCGGACGATGACGCCCTACCCCGGCCCCCTCTCCCCTGGCCCACCCGCCTCAAAATCATCAGAGGCGTCGCCGCCGGCCTAGCATTCATGCACCACCAATTGGAAGCTCCGATCATCCACCGCGACATCAAAGCCAGCAATATATTGCTCGACGGCGAATTCGAGGTCCACCTCGCGGATTTCGGGCTGGCGCGGTGGGTGGAGAAGGCGCACTCGCACGTGTCGACGCAGGGGGCGGGGACGATGGGGTACATGCCGCCGGAGTATCTGGACggggcgacggcgacgacggcggGGGACGTGTACAGCTTCGGGGTGCTGATGATGGAGGTGCTGACGGGGCGGAGGCCGAGCTTCCCCTTCCCCGGGGATTACGGGAAGGAGGTGAGGTTGATGGAGTGGGTGAAGCAGATGGCGGAGAAGGGGAGGTTTGTGGAGATGGTAGATGCCTCCGTCAGTAGGGAGGATGTCGAGACGACCACGGTGGAGGAGTTGTTCAAGATTGGGCTTGATTGTGCGGATCATAAGAACAAAAGGCCTGCCATGAATCAAGTGGTAGAGAAGTTGAATGTGGTTTTGGGTGTTGCTACATCTTGA